A genomic segment from Chitinophaga flava encodes:
- a CDS encoding ferritin-like domain-containing protein — protein sequence MSYLQFPRLHFSGKFQSDIPTVNNPRNYYDNDDFQTSYQLPAYPIGNGGPSPNGTGSWRLYNCTVQRVTYLDGTTCDDATLDPIIGMPLSGVDSRVDGKMVDLDTDEKTTELWGFQVIVGNGDNAVFQGEYEVSAFSDYWFRAQDAIFGDLGGSAFYQSVLNIGKWNNAIKSRYLNELAAGLPSGQAPEKLSIKFNLDAFDFNPSSTTFLFGRITGTIGRYLPAEPLHFVNNRTLFPNPAARIGLNTAYCKVDNGVVHVDLGNSLPMEKGVTANVDQIYLAVLPATGAPVLLGEINYAETNWYAATAGVVSIPFTPDKAALIENNPLAIFHTASGRTLLQENEGGIFVNADAFTFRFNPGEKQTVRLYASALGKPLSNQVIRLFNVPGRRTKPGAPSAISFPDTVTTNAAGVAEIPVTASDPGTPRGFIDGQVYYIGYSLGNIRSNNMVMIKVYSGYKVPDQPTWMEHVQPIFQQYANLYPVMKSIVDLSNYASVMQRLHALKNVFRLPISSPNYMPVTRDLSAAKLEMLRKWLDNPVYMKLDSIEHLKQALQTALELEHATIPPYLCALYSIKQGHNIEVAELIRGVVMEEMLHMALVSNLLIAIGGSPDMVHPAFVPRYPASLPGGLRAGLTVHLRRCSIEHIRDTFMTIEEPEEVIQTKMKALNQQWPEGSNPYTIGWFYDEIKRGLTDLSKAGKITFGNEDKQVKEWNGQGKLFAIKNLQDALNALEQIKDQGEGMSANDPQDGDGELAHYYKFAEIVNGHHLERKKDGTFAYTGAKIPFDPKGVWPIEDDPQPVNYPENSRAQILSVQFAQSYQAMLKGLHRTFNGEPAYLQEAVGTMFALSLMARKLVETPTGIGNGTTMAPAFLLP from the coding sequence ATGAGCTATTTACAATTTCCCCGACTTCATTTTTCAGGAAAATTCCAGTCCGACATCCCGACAGTTAATAACCCCCGAAACTATTATGATAATGATGATTTCCAGACGAGTTATCAGCTGCCTGCCTATCCGATAGGTAACGGTGGCCCCAGTCCCAACGGAACCGGCAGCTGGCGGCTTTATAACTGTACTGTTCAACGTGTTACTTACCTGGATGGCACCACTTGTGATGATGCTACGCTGGACCCCATTATCGGCATGCCTTTGAGCGGAGTAGACAGCCGGGTGGATGGTAAAATGGTGGACCTTGATACCGATGAAAAAACAACTGAACTGTGGGGATTTCAGGTGATAGTGGGCAATGGTGATAATGCTGTTTTTCAAGGCGAGTATGAAGTGTCTGCTTTTAGTGACTATTGGTTTCGTGCACAGGACGCCATTTTCGGCGATCTTGGAGGCAGTGCGTTTTATCAGAGTGTGCTGAATATTGGCAAATGGAACAATGCCATAAAATCCCGTTACCTGAATGAACTGGCGGCAGGTTTGCCGTCCGGACAGGCCCCGGAGAAACTGAGCATTAAATTCAATCTGGATGCTTTCGATTTTAATCCCAGTTCTACTACCTTTCTTTTTGGCCGTATTACAGGAACCATTGGCAGATATCTTCCTGCGGAACCACTACATTTTGTAAATAACCGCACGCTGTTTCCCAACCCTGCTGCGCGTATTGGCCTTAACACTGCTTACTGCAAAGTAGACAATGGCGTGGTGCATGTTGATCTGGGAAATAGTCTGCCTATGGAGAAAGGTGTCACTGCCAATGTTGATCAGATTTACCTGGCTGTGTTACCAGCTACCGGAGCACCGGTATTACTGGGTGAGATCAACTATGCAGAAACCAACTGGTATGCTGCTACGGCAGGTGTGGTATCTATACCTTTTACGCCGGATAAAGCTGCATTAATTGAGAATAACCCACTCGCCATTTTTCATACTGCATCCGGCAGAACATTACTGCAGGAAAACGAGGGAGGTATATTCGTGAATGCAGATGCATTTACATTCCGCTTTAACCCCGGAGAAAAACAAACGGTCAGGTTATATGCAAGTGCTTTGGGAAAACCGTTATCCAACCAGGTTATCCGGCTGTTTAATGTTCCGGGGCGGAGGACTAAGCCAGGTGCTCCGTCTGCAATAAGTTTCCCGGATACTGTTACTACCAATGCAGCCGGTGTAGCAGAAATACCTGTCACAGCCAGTGATCCGGGAACACCCAGAGGATTTATTGATGGGCAGGTGTATTATATCGGCTACTCATTAGGGAATATACGTAGTAACAATATGGTTATGATAAAAGTATATTCCGGGTATAAGGTACCTGACCAGCCTACCTGGATGGAGCATGTACAGCCTATTTTCCAGCAGTATGCCAATCTGTATCCGGTGATGAAATCTATTGTAGACCTGTCTAACTATGCCAGTGTTATGCAGCGGCTGCATGCGTTGAAAAATGTTTTCAGACTACCTATCTCCAGTCCTAATTATATGCCTGTTACCCGGGATCTTTCCGCTGCGAAGCTGGAAATGCTCCGTAAGTGGCTGGATAATCCGGTGTATATGAAACTGGACAGTATTGAGCATCTGAAGCAGGCATTACAAACAGCCCTGGAACTGGAGCATGCTACCATTCCTCCATATCTGTGCGCTTTATATAGTATAAAACAGGGGCATAATATTGAAGTGGCTGAATTGATCAGAGGCGTTGTAATGGAAGAGATGCTGCATATGGCGCTGGTATCGAATCTGTTGATTGCTATCGGTGGTAGCCCTGATATGGTGCATCCCGCGTTTGTACCGCGTTATCCTGCTTCGTTGCCAGGTGGTCTGCGTGCAGGCCTTACCGTTCACTTGCGTCGCTGCTCCATAGAGCACATCCGTGATACCTTTATGACGATTGAAGAACCGGAAGAAGTGATTCAGACAAAAATGAAGGCGCTTAATCAGCAATGGCCGGAAGGTTCCAATCCATATACCATTGGCTGGTTTTATGATGAGATCAAGCGTGGACTGACCGATTTGAGTAAGGCTGGAAAAATTACTTTCGGTAATGAAGATAAACAGGTTAAGGAATGGAACGGACAAGGAAAGTTGTTCGCTATTAAAAATTTGCAGGATGCGCTGAACGCACTGGAACAGATCAAAGATCAGGGAGAAGGTATGTCTGCCAACGATCCACAGGATGGAGATGGTGAGCTGGCGCATTATTACAAGTTCGCTGAAATAGTAAACGGACATCATCTGGAACGTAAAAAAGACGGCACCTTTGCATATACAGGAGCTAAAATACCTTTTGATCCCAAAGGTGTATGGCCGATAGAAGATGATCCGCAACCAGTGAACTATCCTGAGAACTCCCGTGCTCAGATATTGTCTGTACAGTTTGCACAGTCTTATCAGGCTATGTTAAAGGGACTGCATCGTACGTTCAATGGTGAGCCAGCGTATTTGCAGGAAGCTGTAGGTACTATGTTTGCACTGTCTCTGATGGCCCGTAAGCTGGTGGAAACACCTACTGGTATTGGTAATGGTACTACCATGGCACCTGCTTTTCTGTTGCCGTAA